Proteins from one Deltaproteobacteria bacterium genomic window:
- a CDS encoding DUF4124 domain-containing protein, with product MRLILFLLAALIMAPPAFAELYYWTDGQGNVHITDSMEKVPQEWRGRVRVQKEEQAEKGPQFETETPPPLPAEPGAVLYGDQTLDWWRLSLARKAGEINELQQAINVKTNFVEVFEAGRRFGQVFASEQVAKYNLYKEELPADLRNLAALREEYEELQRKARIAGVPKDIRDP from the coding sequence ATGAGGCTTATACTTTTCCTTCTCGCCGCGCTTATAATGGCCCCTCCGGCCTTTGCCGAGCTCTACTATTGGACCGATGGGCAGGGGAACGTCCACATAACAGACAGTATGGAAAAGGTCCCCCAGGAATGGCGCGGCAGGGTGAGGGTGCAAAAGGAAGAGCAGGCGGAAAAGGGACCTCAGTTCGAAACCGAAACGCCGCCGCCTCTCCCTGCCGAGCCCGGCGCGGTCCTTTACGGCGACCAGACGCTCGACTGGTGGCGGCTTTCGCTGGCCCGGAAGGCAGGCGAAATTAACGAGCTTCAGCAGGCCATCAACGTGAAGACGAATTTCGTGGAGGTCTTCGAGGCCGGAAGGAGGTTCGGGCAGGTCTTCGCCTCAGAGCAGGTAGCGAAGTACAACCTTTATAAAGAGGAGCTTCCTGCGGACCTGAGGAACCTTGCGGCCTTGCGGGAAGAATACGAGGAGCTCCAGAGGAAGGCGCGGATAGCCGGAGTGCCCAAGGATATAAGGGACCCCTGA
- a CDS encoding MBL fold metallo-hydrolase yields the protein MLIRCWGSRGSVPVSGREYIKYGGDTTCVEVMSASGDLIILDAGTGIRLLGNRLSNDGTRKLNLLLTHAHWDHLFGFPFFKPIYAKGSEIKIYGPQPTQDSLKRIISKTMTAPNFPVEFEDIKADISFLGMGFNGYSIGSVKVSTIPLSHPNMGVGYRLEEDGKAFVFLTDNELAYRHPFGLGYEGYREFSKGADLLFHDAEYRKDEYEAHTSGWGHSTYLDAVRLAMEAGVRKLGLFHQNQDRTDDQVDRIVEECRGLIKKNGSGLECLAVAAGTQIEI from the coding sequence TCAGGTGCTGGGGTTCGAGGGGTTCTGTCCCTGTGTCCGGCAGGGAGTACATAAAGTATGGCGGCGACACGACCTGTGTCGAGGTTATGAGCGCCTCGGGCGACCTCATAATTCTGGACGCGGGGACCGGCATAAGGCTACTCGGCAACAGGCTCTCGAACGACGGGACCCGGAAGTTAAACCTCCTTTTAACGCACGCCCACTGGGACCATCTCTTCGGGTTCCCGTTCTTCAAGCCCATATACGCGAAAGGGAGCGAGATAAAGATCTACGGGCCGCAGCCCACGCAGGACTCGCTTAAGCGCATAATCTCGAAGACCATGACAGCGCCCAATTTCCCGGTAGAGTTCGAGGACATAAAGGCGGACATAAGCTTCCTCGGCATGGGCTTCAACGGCTACTCCATAGGCTCGGTAAAGGTCTCGACAATACCGCTCAGCCACCCCAACATGGGGGTTGGCTACAGGCTCGAAGAGGACGGGAAGGCCTTCGTCTTCCTTACGGATAACGAGCTTGCCTACCGCCATCCCTTCGGCCTCGGGTATGAGGGATACCGCGAGTTCAGCAAGGGGGCAGACCTCCTCTTTCACGACGCCGAGTACCGAAAGGACGAATACGAGGCCCACACAAGCGGCTGGGGGCACTCGACCTATCTGGACGCGGTGCGGCTCGCGATGGAGGCGGGCGTAAGGAAACTGGGGCTCTTTCACCAGAACCAGGACAGGACCGACGACCAGGTCGACCGTATCGTCGAAGAATGCAGGGGTTTGATAAAAAAGAACGGCTCAGGGCTTGAATGCCTGGCCGTGGCGGCAGGTACTCAAATAGAAATCTGA